GCCTCAGGCCGCCGGTCCGGCGAAACGAACGACGCCCGTGCGCGCCTTGAGCGTCGAGAGGACCCGGTCGACCTGCGCCTGCGGCATGCCGCGGGCACCGACCCGCACCCGGTAGAAGCCGCCGGGGCGCGGCCCCTCGACGATGGAGGCACCGATCTCCTCGAGCAGCTTGGTCATGTCGGCCGTGCTCGCCTGGGTCGCAAAGCCGATCAGCACGAAGGTGCCGTCGGTCTGCGAGGGCGCGCCGGGATCGTGCGAGGCGGTCTGGAAGCTGGCGCCGCCGCCGAGAAAGCCGGACCCGATGACGCCGGCCTGGACGACCAGCGCGATGGCTGCGGCTCCCGCGACATAGGCGAGCGTGCGCGGGGTGAAGGCGGCAAGCCGCGCGCCGAGCCAGTCGATGAAGCCGGCCTTGGCGCTGGCGGCGACATGGGCGAGCCTGGCGGGCTCGGCCTCGATGCGCTGCATCAGGGTGTCGAGCACGCGCGCCGAGGGCACGGGCTGGCGGTCGGCCAGCTCGAGAGCCGCGTCCTGGTCGTCCCTGACGAGTTCGAGCTCGTCGGCGAGGGTCGGGTCGAGGGCGAGCGCGGCTTCGACACGCGCCTTGTCGGCCGCGTCGAGCTTGCCGGTGACGTACCACGGCAGCAGCTCGGAAACGGCTCGCCTTTCGGATGCATTCAGCGGATCGCGCGTCGTCATGGCCAACCTCGATCGACCCCGGCGCTCTGCATGAGCTCCTGAAGTCTTTTGCGCGCGTAGAACATGCGCGTCTTGACGGTGTTTTCCGGGATCCCGACGATTTCGGCCACTTCGGAGATCGATTTCTCCTGGTAGTAGACGAGATCGACGATCTCCCGGTGTTCGCTCGAAAGGGCCGCGATGCAGCGACGGATCGCCTGCGCCTTGTCCACTTTCTGAGCCACCGTCTCAGGCGTATCCGCCTCGTCGGCTATGGTGCCGGCCTGATCCTCGTCAAGGGCGGTTTCAGTCGGTCGTCGCAAGCTCGACAACGCCTTGAAGCGCGCCATTCCCAGAATCCAGGTCGAGACGCTGGAACGCCCCTCGAACCTGTCGGCCTGCCGCCACACGTCCAGGAAGACCTCGCTGATCAGGTCCTCGGCCTGCGCCTCGTCCTTGACGAACCGGAGAATGAACCGGAACACACGGACGTGGTGGCGGGCATAGAGGGCCCTGAAGGCGAGACGATCGCCCTTGGCGACACGGCTTATCAGGTCCTGGTCGCTGTCAGGCTGCATCGTCGATCCCGAGCCGGTGGGCTCGCAGGGTCAGTCGCGGCCCGGCGCAAAAAGGTTCAAAGGCCATGTGCAGATTCCATTTCGGGCCGTCCGCCCGGCCCGTGGCCTAACATGACGAAACCGAAGGGAAGGTCAACCTGATGGTGCAGCGCGTACCGGCTGCACCCGGCGCCCGAAATCCGGGCGCCGGCGCGCCGGCGGAGCCTGCCGACATTGCGGATGCAGGCGGCCGCCGGCGAGGCTCAGACCGGGATCAGCGCCCAGTAGTCGAGATCGAGGATCACGCTCGGATCGTAGTCCTCGCCCTGGCGCAGCGGGAAGCCGGCGCAAGGCTGGTCCTTGGTGGCGACCGTGCGGATGCGCAACGCGCCGACATCGTCGCGGCCCGGCAGTTCCTGGACGTCGAGAATGTCCGACCAGGCGAACACGGTGTGGCCGGCGAACAGCGGCGCGACGTGGCGCCCGCCATTGATCGCGGCGATGTGGAAGGCGTTGGCGAGCCCGTTGAAGGAGAGTGCCCGGGCGATCGAAATGACATGGCCGCCATAGATCAGCCGCCGGCCGAAGCGGCCCTGGCCCTCGGTGAACTGGTTGAAGTGGACCTTGGCCGTGTTCTGGTAGAGGCGGGTCGCGATCATGTGCTCCGCCTCCTCCACGGTCATGCCGTCGACATGGTCGATCCTTTCGCCCACCGCATAGTCGCGGAACCGATGGCGCTGGCCGGCAAGGCCGGCATCGTAGGCATCGGGATCGATGATCGGGCAGGCATCGCCGATCGCATCCGGGTCGAGCACCTTGGGCAGCGTCGGGATCAGCTCCGGCGGCGCCGGGGCGGCCTCGTCGCGCTTGCGCACCATCACCCAGCGGACATAGTCCAGCACCTCGTCGCCGTGCTGGTTGGTGCCGACCGAGCGGACATAGACGACGCCGGTCTTGCGGTTGGAGTTCTCCTTCAGGCCGATCACCTCGGACACGGTCGACAGGGTGTCGCCGGGATAGACCGGGCTCAGGAACCGGCAGCCGGCATAGCCGAGATTGGCCACCGCGTTGAGCGAGACGTCGGGCACGGTCTTGCCGAACACGATGTGGAAGGTCAGGAGATCGTCGACCGGGCTTCTCGGATAGCCGATCGCGCGGGCGAAGCTGTCGGCCGACTGGACCGCGAAACGCGAGCCGTAAAGGCCGGTATAGAGAGCGACATCGCCGGCCGTCACGGTGCGCGGGGTGGCATGGCGCAGCTTCTCGCCGAGGCGGAAATCCTCGAAGAAGCGGCCCGGATTGGTCTTCGGCATGGTCGGTCTCCCCGGCTGCCCGCCCGGCGGCCGCTCCCTCGATGCGGCCGCCGGACAGGCCAAACAGCAGGGCCGGTTATGCCGCTTCGCAGGCGCCAAGCCAACCGGACGAAAGGCGGGGGCCACCGACACGGCTTGTTCACAAAGCCGCGGGGCTTGGGTAATGATCGCGCCGCCGCGGCCGGCTTCTGTGCCGGCAAGCGGAATCCAAGAAGGTGCCCATGGCTCAAATCGCGTCCCGGCCGAAACTGGTCCTTGCCTCCGGCTCGCCGCGCCGCCTGGCGCTGCTGCAGCAGGCCGGCATCGAGCCGGACCGGCTGGTGCCCGCCGAAATCGACGAGACACCGGCCCCGCGCGAGAGCCCGCGCAAGCTGGCGCTGAGGCTCGCCCGCGAAAAGGCTTCGGAAGCGACCCGCCGGCTGCGCGAGGAGGCGGAATGGCGCGGTGCCGTGCTGATCGCCGCCGACACGGTTGTCTGCGTCGGCCGGCGCATCCTGCCGAAGGCCGAGACGGTGGACGAGGCCGATGCCTGCATCCGCCTGCTCTCCGGCCGCTCGCACCGGGTCTATACCGGCCTCTGCCTGGTCGACCAGCAGGAGCGCACCCGCGCCCGGCTGATCGAGACCCGCGTCCGGTTCAAGCGGCTGAGCGGCCCGGAGATCGAAGCCTATCTCGCCTCCGGCGAATGGCGTGGCAAGGCCGGCGGCTATGCCATCCAAGGCATTGCCGGCGCCTTCGTCACGGCGCTGATCGGCTCCTACACCAATGTCGTCGGCCTGCCGCTCACCGAAGCCGTGGGCCTCATCGCCGGCACCGGCTATCCGGTCATGCAGGGCTGGAGCCAGCAGAACGAGGGCCAGCCATGACCCCCACCAACGACAATGAGCAACTGGTCGAACCGCGGCGCCCCTGCCCGATCTGCGGCAAGCCGGCCCTCGTCAGGTTCAAGCCGTTCTGCTCCAAGCGCTGCGCCGACATCGATCTCAACCGCTGGCTGAAAGGCTCCTACGTCATCCCGGCTTCACCCGAGACCGACGATGAGGATGGCGAAATGACACCGGCCGTCGGTCCCGATCAAAAGGACTGACGACGATGGCGCCCATCCTGCGCGCCTACAGGGCCGGTGATGCGCCCGGCCTCGACCGGCTGGCGGTCGCCGCGTTCGAACAGTACAGCGCACTGTTTGCGGACTGGCCCGCCATGGCACGGGCGCTCGCCTGCCATGCCGTCCTGGCGACGAAGGCCGAGATCATCGTCGCTGAACATGACGGCGAGATTGCCGGATCCGTCGGCTATTGCGGGCCCGGTCAGCCGAAGGCAGCCTATTTCGACGAGGCCTGGCCGATCATCCGCATGCTGGTGGTGGCTCCCGCCGCGCGCGGCCTCGGCCTCGGCCGCCTGCTCAGCGAAGCCTGCCTCGATGCGGCCAGACGCGACAGAGCACCGCTGATCGCATTGCATACCAGCCCGATCATGACGGTGGCCCTGCCCATGTATCTGCGGATGGGTTTTACTTGGCTGAAGGACGTGCAGCCAATCCACGGCGTGCCCTATGCGGTCTATACGAAGCAGCTCGATTCGTAGTTGCACCAGCGCGACGCAGAGGTCTTTCGGAGCAGAGTACACGCCGCAGTCGAGCTTCCCGGATAGGCGACAATCCTGCGGCAGTCATTGCCGCGACAAGCCCGTCAGCCGCCGCTTTGCCAGGGATCGACCAGCAACACTCCGGTGTCGTCGAAATCCCGCACGTTGCGGGTGACCAGAATGAGGTCGTTGACGATCGCGGTCGCGGCAATGAGCCCGTCGATGTCGCCACGAGGCCTGATGGCAGCAATCCGCCCCCACGCGACGGCGACCTCGTCAGTCACCGGCAGGATGCGGCTCGCATGGCCATGCCGAAGCCTGCGAAGCCATTCGGCCAGTCGTCTGGCCGTCGCCGGATCGGATTTTTGTTTCAATGCGATCCCGCGCATGATCTCGCCGAGGGTCAGAACGCTCAGGTGGATGGTCGTCGGGTCGACGGAACGCATCCAGGCCAACGCCGGCGCCGATCCGCGGCGCGCTTCCGAAATGACGTTGGTATCGACGAGATACATCAGAGGGCCGGGCTTCGACCGGGCATCTTGGCCCGTGCCATCGCCGCATCGGCAAGCTCATCATCCCATTCCGGCCCAGCCAGCAGGTCATCGACCAATGTCGGCCGGCCGGCGCGAAGTGCATCGTAGTCTTCCGCCGAAATGACGACGGCGGCGCGTTCGCCGCGCAGCGTCACGACCTGCGGCCCCTCGACACGCGCCTTCTGCACCACTTTCGAGAACTGGTTCTTGGCATCCTGCAGCGGCCAGTCCATGACGTCGTATCTCGCCCTTCCATGGCTAGCTAGACTGTCTAGCTAAATGGTCATACCCCGCCGGAATGTCAATGATGTGGAGGCGGACGAGGAGCCGCCCATCCCGGGCAGGCACCGAGTACCCACACCGCCTTGACGACCTCAAAGCCCTCGTCTACGGTCCGCGCGATTTTCTTGTCAGGAGACGCGCGTGTCGCGAGCTGTCCTTATTGTATCCGGAGCGCCATCGACGGACGTGTGACACACACGGCGGCCGAACGGTGGCGCTCAATCCAAGGTCCCTCACGGGGCCTTTTTTATTGCCTTCTGCCAAGACCCAGACCTGCCCCAAAGATCCAAGACGAACGAAAGCCCTAGAGGATCACCCCATGTCCCGCGAGATGACCGGCGCTGAAATGGTCGTGCAAGCCCTGATCGATCAGGGGGTCGACACGCTGTTCGGCTATCCCGGTGGCGCCGTACTGCCGATCTATGATGCCATCTTCCAGCAGGACGCGGTGAAGCACGTTCTGGTCCGCCACGAGCAGGGCGCGGTGCACGCCGCGGAAGGCTTCGCCCGCTCCTCCGGCAAGGTCGGCGTGGTGCTGGTGACCTCGGGGCCCGGCGCGACCAATGCGGTGACCGGCCTCACCGACGCGCTGCTCGACTCGATCCCGATCGTCTGCTTCACCGGCCAGGTGCCGACCCATCTCATCGGGTCGGATGCCTTCCAGGAAGCCGACACCGTCGGCATCACCCGCCACTGCACCAAGCACAATTACCTCGTGCGCTCGATCGAGGAGCTGCCGCGCATCCTGCACGAGGCCTTCTATGTCGCGCAGAACGGCCGGCCGGGCCCGGTGGTGATCGACATCCCCAAGGACGTCCAGTTCAAGACCGGCAAGTACGAGCGCCCGCGCGACAACCAGCACAAGACCTACCGGCCGCAGATCAAGGGTGACATCGCCAAGATCCGCACCGCGGTCGAAATGATCGCCAAGGCCAAGCGGCCGGTCTTCTATACCGGCGGCGGCGTGATCAATTCCGGCACCCATGCGGCGGCGCTGCTGCGCGAACTGGTGCGCTCGACGGGCTATCCGATCACCTCGACGCTGATGGGCCTCGGCGCCTATCCGGCCGAGGACAAGCAGTGGCTCGGCATGCTCGGCATGCACGGCACCTACGAGGCCAATCTCGCCATGCATGGCTGCGACCTCATGGTGAATATCGGCGCGCGCTTCGACGACCGGATCACCGGGCGCATCGACGCCTTCTCGCCAGGCTCGAAGAAGATCCATATCGACATCGACCCCTCCTCGATCAACAAGAACGTCAAGGTCGATCTCGGCATCGTCGGCGACTGCGGCCACGTGCTCGAGGACATGGTGCGGCTGTGGAAGGAAGTCTCCGGCCAGGTCGACAAGGCGGCGCTGAAGGACTGGTGGGACCAGATCGACGCCTGGCGCGCGCGAAAGTCGCTCGCCTATAGGAACTCCGACACGGTGATCAAACCGCAATATGCGCTGGAGCGGCTCTACGCGCTGACCAAGGAGCGCAAGCCCTATTTCACCACGGAGGTCGGCCAGCATCAGATGTGGGCCGCCCAATATCTGCACTTCAACGAGCCGAACCACTGGATGACGTCGGGCGGCCTCGGCACGATGGGCTACGGCCTGCCGGCCGCGGTCGGCGCCCAGCTCGCCCATCCAAAGGAGCTGGTCATCTGCGTCGCAGGCGAAGCCTCGGTGCTGATGAACATGCAGGAAATGTCGACCGCCGCGCAGTACCGGCTGCCGATCAAGATCTTCATCCTGAACAACGAATATATGGGCATGGTGCGGCAGTGGCAGGAGCTGCTGCATGGCGGGCGCTATTCGGAGAGCTATTCGGCTGCCCTGCCCGATTTCGTCAAGCTGGCCGAGGCCTATCACGCCAAGGGCATCCGATGTGACGATCCCAAGAAGCTGGACGCCGCCATCAAGGAGATGCTCGACCATCCGGGCGCGGTCATCTTCGACTGCCTGGTGGCGAAGGAGGAGAACTGCTTCCCGATGATCCCCTCGGGCAAGGCGCATAACGAAATGCTGCTCGGCGACGCCGCCGAGGATATCGGCAGCGTCATCGACGCCAAGGGCCGGCAGCTCGTCTGAGCCGGAGGGCGGCCGGCGGCGGCATGCCGCCCGGCCCGCCCGCCTCGCTCCGCACGGCTTCCCGCAATCGTTCATCCTTCACGGCACGACAAGATCATGGCCCAATCGCAATCCGCTTACTTCCTGTCCGAAACGGTCGACGCCACGCGCCGCCACACGCTGGCCGTGCTCGTCGACAACGAACCGGGCGTTCTTGCCCGCATCGCCGGCATGTTCTCCGGGCGCGGCTACAACATCGAGAGCCTGACCGTCTCGGAAACCGAGCACGAGGCCCATGTCTCGCGCATCACCATCGTCACCACCGGCACCGAGAAGGTGATCGAGCAGATCAAGGCCCAGCTCGACCGGCTGGTGCCGGTCCATCGCGTGGTGGACCTCACCATCCAGGGCGAGGCGCTGGAGCGCGAGCTGGTGCTGGTCAAGGTGCGCGGCAAGGGCGATGCCCGGGTCGAGGCGCTGCGCCTCGCCGGCGCCTTCGGCGCGGTGACGCTGGACGCGACGCTCAACTCCTTCGTGTTCGAGTTGACCGGCACGAGCGAAGAGGTCGAGCGCTTCATCCGCCTGATGGGCACCGTCGGGCTGGTCGAAGTGTCGCGCACCGGCATCGCCGCCATGAGCCGGGGACCCGACGGCATGCTGGAGGCCGCCTTGCCCGACGGCGCGCAGGGCCGTTGAATGCACCCCATCGCCAGCCCCAGCATGAGAAGGCGTCCATGCCGACCCATCTCTCCGTAAACGTCAATGCCGTCGCGCAGCTGCGCAACCGGCGCAACCTGCCCTGGCCGAGCGTGGTCGGCCTGTCGCGCATCGCCATGCAGGCGGGCGCCTATGGCATCACCGTGCATCCGCGGCCCGACGAGCGCCATATCCGCCGCACCGACGTGTTCGATCTCTCGGACATGCTCCGGCGCGAATTCAAGACGGCCGAGTTCAATATCGAAGGCTATCCGAGCGAAGACTTTCTCGCGCTCTGCGAAAGGGCAAAGCCCGACCAGGTGACGCTGGTGCCCGACGACCCGGCTCAGTCCACCTCGGATCATGGCTGGGATACCGCGAAGGACGCGGCGCTGCTGACCCGCGTCGTCGCCCGGCTGAAGGCGCAAGGCATGCGCGTCTCGCTGTTCCTCGACGCCGATCCCGGCCTCGTCACCGGCGCCAGGGCCACCGGCGCCGACCGCATCGAGCTCTATACCGGCCCCTATGGCGGCGCCTTCGCGGAAGCCGAGGCGAAGGCCGAGCGCGACAAGCTGAAGGCGACCGCCGAAGCCGCGCG
This portion of the bacterium YEK0313 genome encodes:
- a CDS encoding Acetyltransferase (GNAT) family protein is translated as MAPILRAYRAGDAPGLDRLAVAAFEQYSALFADWPAMARALACHAVLATKAEIIVAEHDGEIAGSVGYCGPGQPKAAYFDEAWPIIRMLVVAPAARGLGLGRLLSEACLDAARRDRAPLIALHTSPIMTVALPMYLRMGFTWLKDVQPIHGVPYAVYTKQLDS
- a CDS encoding Phd_YefM, whose translation is MDWPLQDAKNQFSKVVQKARVEGPQVVTLRGERAAVVISAEDYDALRAGRPTLVDDLLAGPEWDDELADAAMARAKMPGRSPAL
- the pdxJ gene encoding Pyridoxine 5'-phosphate synthase, which gives rise to MPTHLSVNVNAVAQLRNRRNLPWPSVVGLSRIAMQAGAYGITVHPRPDERHIRRTDVFDLSDMLRREFKTAEFNIEGYPSEDFLALCERAKPDQVTLVPDDPAQSTSDHGWDTAKDAALLTRVVARLKAQGMRVSLFLDADPGLVTGARATGADRIELYTGPYGGAFAEAEAKAERDKLKATAEAARAAGLGVNAGHDLTLDNLPPLVAAIPFLAEVSIGHALTADALIHGMTETVKLYRRACGDKG
- the yhdE gene encoding Maf-like protein YhdE, whose amino-acid sequence is MAQIASRPKLVLASGSPRRLALLQQAGIEPDRLVPAEIDETPAPRESPRKLALRLAREKASEATRRLREEAEWRGAVLIAADTVVCVGRRILPKAETVDEADACIRLLSGRSHRVYTGLCLVDQQERTRARLIETRVRFKRLSGPEIEAYLASGEWRGKAGGYAIQGIAGAFVTALIGSYTNVVGLPLTEAVGLIAGTGYPVMQGWSQQNEGQP
- the ilvH gene encoding Acetolactate synthase small subunit, giving the protein MAQSQSAYFLSETVDATRRHTLAVLVDNEPGVLARIAGMFSGRGYNIESLTVSETEHEAHVSRITIVTTGTEKVIEQIKAQLDRLVPVHRVVDLTIQGEALERELVLVKVRGKGDARVEALRLAGAFGAVTLDATLNSFVFELTGTSEEVERFIRLMGTVGLVEVSRTGIAAMSRGPDGMLEAALPDGAQGR
- the fitB_1 gene encoding Toxin FitB, whose product is MYLVDTNVISEARRGSAPALAWMRSVDPTTIHLSVLTLGEIMRGIALKQKSDPATARRLAEWLRRLRHGHASRILPVTDEVAVAWGRIAAIRPRGDIDGLIAATAIVNDLILVTRNVRDFDDTGVLLVDPWQSGG
- the yacG gene encoding DNA gyrase inhibitor YacG: MTPTNDNEQLVEPRRPCPICGKPALVRFKPFCSKRCADIDLNRWLKGSYVIPASPETDDEDGEMTPAVGPDQKD
- the sigL gene encoding ECF RNA polymerase sigma factor SigL; protein product: MQPDSDQDLISRVAKGDRLAFRALYARHHVRVFRFILRFVKDEAQAEDLISEVFLDVWRQADRFEGRSSVSTWILGMARFKALSSLRRPTETALDEDQAGTIADEADTPETVAQKVDKAQAIRRCIAALSSEHREIVDLVYYQEKSISEVAEIVGIPENTVKTRMFYARKRLQELMQSAGVDRGWP
- a CDS encoding bifunctional aldehyde dehydrogenase/enoyl-CoA hydratase — translated: MPKTNPGRFFEDFRLGEKLRHATPRTVTAGDVALYTGLYGSRFAVQSADSFARAIGYPRSPVDDLLTFHIVFGKTVPDVSLNAVANLGYAGCRFLSPVYPGDTLSTVSEVIGLKENSNRKTGVVYVRSVGTNQHGDEVLDYVRWVMVRKRDEAAPAPPELIPTLPKVLDPDAIGDACPIIDPDAYDAGLAGQRHRFRDYAVGERIDHVDGMTVEEAEHMIATRLYQNTAKVHFNQFTEGQGRFGRRLIYGGHVISIARALSFNGLANAFHIAAINGGRHVAPLFAGHTVFAWSDILDVQELPGRDDVGALRIRTVATKDQPCAGFPLRQGEDYDPSVILDLDYWALIPV
- the ilvI gene encoding Acetolactate synthase isozyme 3 large subunit, producing the protein MSREMTGAEMVVQALIDQGVDTLFGYPGGAVLPIYDAIFQQDAVKHVLVRHEQGAVHAAEGFARSSGKVGVVLVTSGPGATNAVTGLTDALLDSIPIVCFTGQVPTHLIGSDAFQEADTVGITRHCTKHNYLVRSIEELPRILHEAFYVAQNGRPGPVVIDIPKDVQFKTGKYERPRDNQHKTYRPQIKGDIAKIRTAVEMIAKAKRPVFYTGGGVINSGTHAAALLRELVRSTGYPITSTLMGLGAYPAEDKQWLGMLGMHGTYEANLAMHGCDLMVNIGARFDDRITGRIDAFSPGSKKIHIDIDPSSINKNVKVDLGIVGDCGHVLEDMVRLWKEVSGQVDKAALKDWWDQIDAWRARKSLAYRNSDTVIKPQYALERLYALTKERKPYFTTEVGQHQMWAAQYLHFNEPNHWMTSGGLGTMGYGLPAAVGAQLAHPKELVICVAGEASVLMNMQEMSTAAQYRLPIKIFILNNEYMGMVRQWQELLHGGRYSESYSAALPDFVKLAEAYHAKGIRCDDPKKLDAAIKEMLDHPGAVIFDCLVAKEENCFPMIPSGKAHNEMLLGDAAEDIGSVIDAKGRQLV